The Betta splendens chromosome 12, fBetSpl5.4, whole genome shotgun sequence genome contains the following window.
AGAGTTCATATAAATAACTTCTATCTGCAAAGATGGATGCAAAGAAATTGATAAAATGCCTTATTGTACAACAGAAACTAACTCTGGAACTATGTCAGTCCCGCTGAGGAGCTCACGACTACTCACTAGATATTTGGGGCGATGTAGTGAATCTTCATGCAGTTCTTGTCGGCCACCACCATGTCATCGGTGGCTCTGGTGTCGGCTCCCAGGATGACGCCGTCCtgagacacaggcacagaaagTGTCACTAATCGACATCTGAGCTacgctttttaaaatgtttctttCGGTTTTCAGTTTGTACAGTGACAGGTTTCAAACAAGCAAAGCCAACGCGTTTGGATGCTGGCAGTAAAGAGGTTTAGGTAACAGTGAGCTCAGGCTGCCATGTTCAACACATGATGTCCGGTTCCAACACACAAAGAGATAATATGAACAAAGTTATAGTAGAATCCGTCCAACACGAGCAGTGAAGCTCAGTCTGCCTCAGATCATCGGACCCAACGCTCACACTAATAACAGGAAGACGCCTGGTGTCACCTTGTAAAGTATCCCAGCGATGGTGGTTCCTGTCTTCCTGGCACCGGGAGCTTTGTAGCCGAGATCCGACAAACTAGACTCCAGCACCTCATTcctgcaaaatgtaaaacaacaagaacaaacaatAACAAGGCAGTTACAGAGAACACAGGAGATGGAGGTTTGTTTGAGTAGAACACTGACAATCACAGCCACAAAAATACTAATAAGAACAAAACCACCGCTACACAGGAACTAACCATCACTACAAAACAAACGACAAATACCTGGTACCAAGGTGTATTTAGCACGTTAGCATATTGTACTGCATATAACCTTTATATAACTATAAAACTGAAATACATTTAGTACAAGCTGTTATAGCAGCTGTTATAACAATAGTAGAGTGGTTTACTATTATTTACTATATTTGATAGAGAAGGCAAAAACACGTTGGGACATGTTTGTTACTTGTGGACTCGTCGTGTTTCTTTATAATATAACTATGAAATTACATAGTTATAATTTAGTTATAACTTATAACTATGTATGAAGTTACATAGTTCTAAGTTAGTTATAACTTATAATTGTATGTAGTTACATAGTTATAAGCCTCATCTATGAAGCAGCGTTAAGGGTAAATTACAGGAAGCCTCACTAACACAGGTCCAGGTAAGACCACAAGCTGCAGAGACTCCattagctgctgcttcttcctcacCTGCGGCTGTTTTCAAAGCAGAAGCCCCCGGTCGGCGACGCGCGGTCCTGGAAACTCTGGAGCATCTTACGAGACGAACACGACAAGCGACTGTCCTCGACCAAACTCCAAGAAAAGCTGCGTCAGCCTCGATCCGCCACTTTTACTTTCGCTTCCTCGGCACAAGCCAAGCCTCCTGGTCCCCACTGTAAAAATGTCTACactaaaagaagaagagaagaagaaggcatCTATTTCATTGAAGAGCTTGACggtactggtccaaccgtcctgtatGTGTTCAGGTACTGGTCCAACAACTTACCATAGATTTACTCTCTATAAAGAGTTTTTATTCTCTACTGTTGCCATTAAAATgttattacatttacaaaacatAGTTATCATTATGAATATAATTATGTTTTAATGTGAgcataattatatatatttcaatTACAATGTATTGACAGGTTACATTTAACAGGTTGCTTGTGGGCCTTATAATTTTCACATCTTAAACTGAATCCACCGTCTTCCTCTCAGATAAAGTAATAAAACTGCGCCGTATTCAGTCACGTGCTACGTGTTGTTGGGGAAACGGTGACCGGTTTGTTGGACTCGCGCTCTGTGCTTGGGCGGTGCTTCGGTGTCACACCGCCCAGTTAACGTGCAGCGTTCAACTGAGCGAGCGCTCCCACTGACTAGAGCCAGGTTACGTGCCCTCGTTGATTGGCTCGTCCAGTGGAAGGCGCCGTTTGAATTtctgctgtgttctgtgtgttgggGTTGGTTCTCTCGGTAACGTCGTTTAACATCACAGGTACGTTCACGGTGAGGAAGCGTTTATCATGTCAAACTAACGTTCAACGTCGTTGTGGTAGTTGTGCCGTTAAAGCCTGAGCACGAACATTCTGTGTAGTTAGACTCATCATTAGCTTAAAGTTCACTGCTGCTACAAAGCCATAGATCAGCTGCAAATACGTTCCATTAGCTTAAACGTAAATAAACGAATTGAATGTCCAATAGTTTTGTACAGTCTTCTACGGGTCATGTCACTTAGTAAACCTGTGTCTGTAGTTACGGTTTCGTctgaaacaatgacaaacacAAGGTGGAACATTCAACAACTACCGGAGAAATGGACTGGTGTCAGTGGTCGTGGAACCGTGAGATCCACGTAGAGACGCTTAATAGATTCTGTCTTCTCGGTCCATTTGGCTTCTGTGATACGACGGTTCCGTTCTGGTGCTTTTAACCTGGAGAGCATCACGCACAGCATCTCAACAGGAGCCTAAAGATGGAGAAAGTGAGCCTGTGGGGGGGCAGCGGGTGAGATGGTGAGGTCTGATGAGAGATAATGAGGTCTTCGATGATGAGGTTGTGAGGGCTAGTGAGGTCTGCAGGCTGCTCCAGTGTGAGCGTCtcaagtgtgtgttttatgctAGGACAGATGCCAGCAGCTCCATCAAACAGTAGCCTAAGTTCTGTTTGTATAGgattctgtgtttgtgcagctgtacTTCTCCCACAGAACAAAACCCGGTCTGGTGTGGATCTGTAAAGGCAGCTGCCCTGACGGACcatgacatactgtacctctgaATATGTGTCATATCCTTTGCAGCAACCCATCGCCGTTGTGGTTCTGGTCTGTGTGTTGGAAGCAATGCGCCACGATTCGTCTGCCAGCCGCCGCAAAGGCAGAACCCCTGAGCGCCGCCCCCCCCAGCCAAGCGCAGAGTCCTCAAAACGGAGCAGAGCTTCAGGTGAGAGGACAAGCATCTGTAACCGTATGAAACACACATCAAATCCTGAAAATTCCTCCAACTAAACTAGGTGATTTATAATCTGGCCTTGAATTTGCCTTGAGAGCTAAACCCTCTAAAAAGACTGAAACGTTGTTTTTCAGCTCAGCCTGTGACTCCAAAGAAAAGACGCTTTCGACCTGGCACTAAGGCTTTGATGGAGATTCGCAAGTTCCAAAAGAACACGGACCTTCTGATCAGGAAGCAGCCTTTCTCCCGCCTGGTGAGTCACCAAGCTGCAGCCTTCTATGTTCTATGTTCCATTTATCTTCTAGGACTTAAGAAGAACTAGTATAAACACTAAAGTTTATTTAGTGTTTATACTAGTTCTTCTTAAGTCCTAGAACATGAACATTacacacattacattacacGCATCTTCTCCCTCCATC
Protein-coding sequences here:
- the LOC114867008 gene encoding histone H3-like centromeric protein A isoform X1 — its product is MEKQPIAVVVLVCVLEAMRHDSSASRRKGRTPERRPPQPSAESSKRSRASAQPVTPKKRRFRPGTKALMEIRKFQKNTDLLIRKQPFSRLVREVCNSFSREALRWQVYAINALQEATEAFLVLLLSDANLCAIHAKRVTLFPRDLQLARRIRGVDNM
- the LOC114867008 gene encoding histone H3-like centromeric protein A isoform X2, coding for MRHDSSASRRKGRTPERRPPQPSAESSKRSRASAQPVTPKKRRFRPGTKALMEIRKFQKNTDLLIRKQPFSRLVREVCNSFSREALRWQVYAINALQEATEAFLVLLLSDANLCAIHAKRVTLFPRDLQLARRIRGVDNM